In Sphingomicrobium sediminis, the genomic window CATCCATGCGGATGTTCGAACCGACCGCGTCCATGACGTCGATGCCCGGCACCTTTTTCAATTCCCATGGACGCGCTTCGAAGCTGTAGGGCTTCGACAGCAGGGCGCCAACGGGGCAGAGATCGTGGAGGTTACCCGAAAGCTCGGACTGCAGCGCGCTCTCGAGATAGGTCGTGATCTCGCTATCCTCGCCGCGGAAATACATGCCAAGCTCGGCCTTGCCGGCCACTTCTTCGGCAAAGCGCACGCAGCGGGTGCACTGGATGCAACGGGTCATCGCCGTCTTGACGATGGGGCCCATATACTTGTCTTCGACCGCACGCTTGTTTTCATCGAAACGGGTGTAGCCGCGGCCATAGGCCATGGCCTCGTCCTGCAGGTCGCATTCGCCGCCCTGGTCGCAGATCGGGCAATCCAGCGGGTGGTTGATGAGGAGAAACTCCATCACCCCTTCGCGCGCCTTCTTGACCATCGGCGTGTCGGTGCGAATTTCCTGGCCCTCGGCAGCCGGCAGCGCACAGCTGGCCTGCGGCTTAGGCGGACCCGGCTTCACTTCGACGAGACACATGCGGCAATTGCCGGCAATGCTCAGCCGCTCATGATAGCAGAAACGGGGGATTTCCTTGCCTGCCAGCTCGCAGGCTTGCAGGACGGTGGCACCGTCCGGGACTTCCAGTTCAACGCCGTCGACTTTGACTGTTGGCATGCTCGTTCCGCTTTGCATTAACGGCGCGCGGAACGGGGTCCCGCGCGCAATGGCGCCTCTTTGTCCGAGGCGCGCGCCAGATGCAACCCGTCAGGCGGGATTTCAGGCCTTTAAAGGGTGAAAAATTGCCCTATTCGTCGGCCGACGCGGCCAGCGGACCGAGCTCATTCCACTTGAACAGCGCCACGGCGAGCGAGGTACGCTGGTAGATGGGCTCCATCTTCGGCCGTTCCGACAAGCCGCATTCCGGCGTGTTGGCATAGAGCAGTTCGAGCGCGGCGCGCTCTTCCTTACTGTCCGGCGAGGTGAAGAGAACGTCATAGGCAAGGCCCGGCGAATAGACGACGGCGCATCGTGCGACCGTGTTGATATCGCTCTCGGGCTCGGGGCCGAAGACGAAGTCGGCGGCGCGCGCCGTATCCACCCCCTCAGCGCGCAGCGGGGGCTGCGGCAAGGCATTGACGACCAGCATTTCGGCGAGCGCGGCATTGACCATATAGACGGGCGCAGCGCGCTGGGCGCTGTTGACGCACTGGGCGTGACGGCCCTTGAATGCCTTCATGAGGGCTTCGTAATCGGGCTCGGCACTGACATCGACATAGGAAACCGCATCCTCGCCCACGCTGGCAAGCGCGCACTGCGCCATATAGCCTGCATGCCCGTAGCGGTCGCGAACGCTATTCTTGTTCTGCTCGCGCAGCAGGTAGAGCAGCTGCCAGTCGATCGTGCCGTCCTCGTCATTCTGCTGGACGGCATAGAATTCGTCGGGACGCTCGGGATCGCGGCTACCGCGATTGCCGGGGTCGGAAGGCCGCTCGCCGCTGATGACGATCGGCGCCTCTTCCTCGTCGCCCCCGGCAGGCGGGGCTTCCTGCGCCATGGCGCTTCCCGTTCCCGCGCTGACCGAAAGGATGGCTGCAAGGGCGGCGATACCGGCACGGCCGGCGGAAACGGAAATCGTCATGTCGAAATTACTCCTTAGGTCAGCCGTACCCACTGTGACAGGCTGTGGCTGAGCGCAATACGCTGATAAAGCGTCGACGCATCGGGGCTTTCCGACAAACCGCATTGCGGCATCGACGCATAGAGGGCGTCGAGGCGAGCGGCCTCTTCCTCATTGCTCTCGGCCAGATCGCTGTCGAGGTACGTCCGCACCGCGCGCGCATTGTTGGCAACCAGGCAACGCGACACCATTTCGATGCTCGCCTCTTCCTCGTCACCCGCGACATAATCGCGCGCAAGGTCGGGATCGACCATTGCGGTACGGCGCTCGAGGCGCACCGCCTTGTGCGCCATCGCGGCGTGGAGGAAATCGGCCGGGACACTATAGGCCATGGTGTCGACACAGACGCCGTGATTCTTGCGGATCTCGCGGACCATCTTTTCATAGTCACCCGTGTCGCCGATCAGGACATATTCCATCATCCCCGCACCCTTGGAGGCGGCAACGCAATCGGCGACATTGATGGCCTGGCGATAAAGCTGCGCCGAGGTGCGATACTCTTCGCCATTGAAGCGCGTGCTGAGCCAGGCAATTTCGAGATAGCGATTCTGCACCCGACCACGCTCGCCCGAAAAGGCGTTGGGCGCCGGGGGCACGCGAACCTGAAGCGACGGATTGGGCGTGAACAGGCTGCCGCTATTGCGGGTCGGTGTATTGGTCTGCCCGTTGGAGTTGGACTGCGCCATGGCAGGCGTTGCCAGCCCCAGCGAAACGACGGCCGCAGTCGCGGCGAGCGCAAGTTTCTTCATTACTATACCCCTTTACTTGGCCATTGCGTCATGCCCGAGCAGGCAAAGACGGTCGGCTCCGTCCCGAACGCGCAACAACATGGCGAGATCGATGATCTTGCTAACATAGATGAAGACAATGCGACTGAACATTTTCTGAACGGAGGTTCAGAAAGCGCCAACTTCCGCCATTCCGGACGATTTACTCGTCTTCGACTTCGACCGTCCCGTAGCGGTTCGTGCCCCAGTAATAGAGCCCCCCAGCCACCGCAACGCGTTGGAAAATGGGGTCAATATCTTCAGGACTTTCCTCGAGCCCGCACGATTGGGCGGAGCGATAAAGGCTGTTCAGCGCCTGCAATTCTGCATCCGTCCCTGGCTCGCTTTCGAGTACGCCCAGCGACCTTGCTGGCGACAGGATCGCGACACAGCGCCCGATAGCGTCGACATCGACCTCGCCATCGCCCTCGATAAAGGCCTGGGCTTGCGCGACTGGAACGCTGCCAAGCCCGAAGCGCATCGTGTCCATGCCGTTGAGGACCAGCAATTCCATCAACGCGGCATTGAGGACTTCGCCCGGAACGGTCGCAGATTCGTCGGTGACGCAGCTGCGATGCCTGCGGGCCAGGCCGTTGGCGAGGCGTTCGAACTTCTCGTCCTCGAGCATTGCCCCACCGACCAGTTGATCGGTCTCCTCGCCTGCCCTTCGATGAAGGCACTGTGCCACACGCTGCGCCTCCTGCCACATCTTGATGCGGTTTGCGGGCGTGCCCATCGCGGCTTCCATCTGCCGCAGGTAGAATTCGCGTTCGAACGTCTCGGCATTGGGACGGCGATCCGAATAGCCCGGACAATTATCGCCCGTACAAGGCGGTTCGAAGCCACCGCCCGGATTGCCAATCGGGCGCTCGGGCGGAGGCGGCGGTGTCGGAGTGGGGGTTGGCGTGGGCGTGGGCTGGTTGAAGGCGGATGCAGACTGTCGCTCGACTGCCAATTCGACATCCTTGCCGTCGGCATAAGCAAATGCCGACGTGGCCATGGTGGCCGACACCATTCCGAAAAGCGCAGCTGCCGTAAACTCCTTCATCTCATTCCCCTCTTCTTGTCAGGCGACCATAGCATGGTCCGCGATGGAGCGCTTGGTCAGGTGAACGCCAAGTGAATATGCACGCCCTTTCCGCCGGAAACTGCCATTTCCGAAGCAAATAGAAGAAAGCGGCGACGCTCCCGATGGAACGCCGCCGCCTCGATCTTCAATGCAGGTTGGTGAGCGGGACCTAGCTGTCCTGCATCATCCGCCACGCATAGAGCCCTTCGACCATCGCACGGCGCTGGACCATGTCTTCGATCTCGGGACGTTCGCTGACGCCGCACTGGGGCGCTGACTGATAAGCAGCCTGCAGCGCATCCTTTTCGGCATCGCTGTTCGACTCGGTGTCCATCACGCGAACGATGCTGGCGGGCGCCAGGACCGCAATGCAGCGACCGACCTTGTCGATCGGCAGGTCATCGTCACCGCCGACGATGAAGGCCTGCGCGGCCGCCATGTCGGTGACCGGCTTGGGCGTGACCATTTCCTCGCGCTTGGCAAGGACGATGGTTTCGACGAGCGCGAGACCGACATAATCGATCGGAAGGCCGCTCGATTCCTCGGTCATGCACTGGCGATACTTGCGGCTGAGTGCGCCGTTGAGCGCGTCATAATCCTCGTCATCGGTCAGCTCGCCGCCAACCAGATCCATGGCTTCGTCGCCAGCCTGGCGCTGGACGCAACTGGCAACCATCTTCGAACGCTCGAAGACATTGGCCGATTCACCCGACTCGCCCATCGTCTTGCGGGCTTCGAATTCCTTCTCGAAATATTGCGCATTGGGGCGCAGCGAATTGCCGTCAGGCTGGGCCTGCGCGTGAGCGGCGGTCGCGCCGAACGTCATGGCAGCGCCCACCATCGCGGTGCGCAGCAAAATGGTCTTGATCATCGGGTGTCTCCCCTCGTCCCTCGGTAAACTCAACAATGCGTCATGCTGGTATAGCATAAGCTGGGCGCCATCGGCTTTCGACGGGCAAAACTGTCAGGCCGATGAACGACCGACGAATGTCCGCTAGCGGTTGCTCCAGAGCCACAGTCCGACGGCCAGCGCCGATCGCTGGTAGATTTCGGGAATGGCTTCGGGGCGTTCACGCAGCCCGCATTCTGGCGTCGCAGCATAGAGCGCGTCGAGCGCATCTTCCTCGGCATCCGACCCCGCCTCGGTCATCAGCACCTGAATGACGAAGCCCGGCGAGAAGACCGCAGCGCAGCGCCCGACGTTCTCCATGCCCGACTGGCCGCGCTGGGGCTGGTAGAAGCTTTGCGCCTGCGCTGCGTTCACATTGGCCGCGCGCGGCACCCAGTCACGATTTTGCGACAACAGCAAACGCTCGGCCAGCGCGCCATTGACGAAATAGGGATGCAGACCCCGCGCTCGCGGAGTCTTGCACTGCGCATAGGTCACGGTGACGCCGCGCATCAGCCGCGCATATTCGGCATCGTTGGTGCCCGGACCGCCGATCAGGCCGCCGGCACTGTTGCCGCCCGCCCGCACCAGGCAGTCCGCCAGCGTACCCGCCGCACGAACCATCCCTGCCGCACCGGCAGGGTCATCAAGCAGGTTTGACAGACTGAGATCGGACGCAAAATAGCTGCGGTCTATGTCCGCTTCACCGGCAGGCTGGGCAGCCGAAGGCGCCGCCAGCATCGCTGCCGTCACCAGACCAAGACCCATATTACGCAAACGCATGCATATTCTCCCTTCGGAATCCTCCGAATGGTCGGCTTTCTAGCCGGTCAATGCAAGCTGCAGGATGAACGGATTATTCGGCTGTGGGCAACTCGGCCAGCGCGTCGAACAGGTTCTTCATGCTGAATTCCGCGACTTCGACCGGGCAGAGCGCGAAAGCTGCCATCAGCGACGCTTCGAATGTGTCCTGGCTATCCGCATCTCGGATCGCGGTCGCAGCGTCCATGTCCTTCTCGGCCACGCACGCAACGAATGCGGCCTCCGGCGTGACGTCCTGGAAAGCAAGCGACAGCGCGATCAGCGAAGCAATCACTCGGCAGCGGCCCGCTCTTCATCGCCATGTTCGGCGATACGGCGCTCCAGCTCGGGGCGGAAGTGACGGATGAGGCCCTGGATGGGCCATGCCGCTGCATCGCCAAGCGCGCAGATGGTATGGCCCTCGACTTGCTTGGTGACGTCGTAGAGACGGTCGATCGCGCCGATATCGGCATCGCCCTCAACCAGCTTCTCCATGGTGCGCCACATCCAGCCCGTGCCTTCGCGGCACGGCGTGCACTGGCCGCAGCTTTCATGCTTGTAGAAGTACGAAATCCGGCTGATCGCCTTCACGATATCGGTCGACTTGTCCATGACGATGACCGCCGCGGTACCAAGGCCCGAGCCCTGCTCCTTGAGGCCGTCGAAATCCATCGGGCAGTCCATGATGTCCTTGGCCGGGACCAGCGGGACGGACGAGCCGCCCGGGATCACCGCCAAGAGGTTGTCCCAACCGCCGGTGATGCCGCCGCAATGCTTTTCAATGAGCTCGCGGAACGGGATGCTCATCGCTTCCTCGACCACGCAGGGCTTTTCGACATGGCCCGAAATCTGGAACAGCTTGGTGCCGTGGTTGTTCTCGCGACCGAAGCTCTTGAACCAGGCAGCGCCGCGACGAAGGATCGTCGGGACGACCGCGATCGATTCCACATTGTTCACGGTCGTCGGGCAGCCATAGAGGCCCGCACCCGCCGGGAAAGGCGGCTTGAGGCGCGGCTGACCCTTCTTGCCCTCGAGACTTTCGAGCATCGCGGTCTCTTCGCCGCAAATGTAAGCCCCTGCCCCGCGGTGCAGGAACAGGTCGAAATCATAGCCCGAGCCGCAGGCATTCTTGCCGATCAGGCCCGCTTCATAGGCTTCGTCGATGGCGCGCTGCATG contains:
- the nuoF gene encoding NADH-quinone oxidoreductase subunit NuoF, translated to MNGITSITDKDRIFTNVYGFQSPGLKEAQARGDWDDTKALLKRDPDAIIEEVKDSGLRGRGGAGFPTGVKWGFMPKQPTPGRPNFLVINADESEPGSCKDREIIRHDPHKLVEGALISSFAMRARAAYIYIRGEYIAEAAAMQRAIDEAYEAGLIGKNACGSGYDFDLFLHRGAGAYICGEETAMLESLEGKKGQPRLKPPFPAGAGLYGCPTTVNNVESIAVVPTILRRGAAWFKSFGRENNHGTKLFQISGHVEKPCVVEEAMSIPFRELIEKHCGGITGGWDNLLAVIPGGSSVPLVPAKDIMDCPMDFDGLKEQGSGLGTAAVIVMDKSTDIVKAISRISYFYKHESCGQCTPCREGTGWMWRTMEKLVEGDADIGAIDRLYDVTKQVEGHTICALGDAAAWPIQGLIRHFRPELERRIAEHGDEERAAAE